TCGCGGACGGTGATGGCATAGGCCTCTTCACGCAACTGCATGATGGCCAACAAAACCATCTGCTCGAATTCGCCGATAAATGTGCTCACGGAACAAGAGTATACAATGTATACACTATCGGGTGTCAAGAACCCTCCCCTCAATCGATTTGGCCGTGAGGCCGTTTTCCCCCGCCAATCAGCCTTGCTTGTCGGAACCGGGACGCGTAGTCTTGCGTCTGCTTAGACTTTGGGGAGGAACATGCGACGGGGACTCTATCTGCTGCTGCCTCTGCTCTACCTTGCACACAACGACTTCTGGTGGTGGGACGACTCTTTTTTCTTGCTGGGGTTGCCCATCGCCCTCAGCTATCACTTGCTTTTCTGTCTGGCGGTTTCGGGAGTCATGTGGCTGCTGGTGCGGCAGGCCTGGCCTGAGGGGCTGGATGAGGAGGAGAGGCGCTCGTGATCATCGCCATCATCAGCATTTACATGCTCAGCGTGCTGGCCGTGGGGACGCTTTCCCACCGCCTCTTTCGGGGGACGGGCGAAGACTACTTCGTGGCCACCCGCACCATCGGGCCCTTCGTGCTGCTGATGTCGCTCTTCGGCACCCACATGACCTCCTTCACCCTGCTGGGGGCTTCAGCTCAAGCTTACAGCGTGGGAGTGGGCGTCTTCGGGCTGCTGGCTTCCTCGTCGGCCCTGGTGGTGCCGGTCATCTTTTTCTTCGTGGGCACCCGCATCTGGGCCCTGGGCAAGCGTTACGGCTACCTGACGCCGGTCCAGTTCTTCCGCGACCGCTGGG
This window of the Acidobacteriota bacterium genome carries:
- a CDS encoding DUF3311 domain-containing protein, producing the protein MRRGLYLLLPLLYLAHNDFWWWDDSFFLLGLPIALSYHLLFCLAVSGVMWLLVRQAWPEGLDEEERRS